One segment of Parvularcula sp. IMCC14364 DNA contains the following:
- the gatA gene encoding Asp-tRNA(Asn)/Glu-tRNA(Gln) amidotransferase subunit GatA, translating into MSDITDLKLAELRDGLRAKELSAKEATEGYLARMDAAKALNAYITPTPDKALAMAATSDEKLAKGEGGDLEGVPLGIKDLFCTQDTMTTAGSNILNGFTPKYESTVSGNLFADGAVMLGKLNLDEFAMGSSNETSYFGDVINPWRRKGDNTTRIEADGTVVGGLTPGGSSGGSASAVAAKLCAGATATDTGGSIRQPAAFTGTVGVKPTYGRCSRWGIVAFASSLDQAGPIARDVRDSAILLKSMAGHDPKDSTCIDCPVPDYESVLGQGIKGLKIGVPKEYRLDGMPQEIETLWQQGIDWMRDAGAEIVDISLPLTKYALPVYYIVAPAEASSNLARYDGVKYGLRVEDADITTQYELTRAAGFGDEVKRRVLIGTYVLSAGYYDAYYLRAQKVRKKIFDEFMSAFSGVDLLLTPSTPSAAFGLGEKSDDPVQMYLNDIFTVTANLAGLPGISVPAGLDGQGLPLGLQLIGKPFDEETMLRGAYSIEQAANFTAQPEQWWG; encoded by the coding sequence ATGAGTGATATCACCGATCTGAAACTCGCTGAATTGCGCGATGGTCTGCGGGCAAAAGAATTATCCGCGAAAGAAGCGACAGAAGGCTACCTCGCTCGCATGGACGCGGCCAAGGCTCTGAATGCCTATATCACGCCAACACCGGACAAGGCGCTCGCCATGGCCGCCACGTCTGATGAAAAGCTGGCGAAAGGTGAGGGCGGCGATCTTGAAGGAGTACCGCTCGGCATCAAGGACCTGTTCTGTACGCAAGACACGATGACGACGGCTGGCAGCAATATCCTCAATGGCTTCACGCCCAAATATGAGAGCACGGTTTCCGGCAACCTTTTTGCCGATGGTGCCGTGATGCTTGGCAAGCTGAATCTGGATGAATTTGCCATGGGCTCCTCCAACGAGACCAGTTACTTCGGCGATGTCATCAACCCGTGGCGCCGCAAGGGCGATAACACCACGCGCATTGAAGCTGATGGCACGGTTGTTGGCGGTCTGACACCCGGCGGTTCTTCCGGTGGTTCGGCCTCTGCGGTGGCGGCAAAACTTTGTGCCGGGGCCACTGCTACAGATACGGGCGGCTCCATTCGTCAGCCTGCGGCCTTTACAGGCACAGTCGGTGTGAAACCGACTTATGGTCGCTGCTCGCGCTGGGGCATCGTTGCCTTTGCATCATCGCTGGATCAGGCGGGACCGATCGCGCGTGATGTGCGCGACTCCGCCATTCTCCTGAAAAGCATGGCCGGTCATGACCCCAAGGATTCAACCTGCATTGATTGTCCAGTGCCGGATTATGAATCCGTGCTCGGGCAGGGGATTAAGGGTCTGAAAATAGGTGTACCGAAGGAATATCGCCTTGACGGGATGCCACAGGAAATCGAAACGCTCTGGCAGCAAGGGATTGACTGGATGCGTGATGCCGGGGCGGAGATTGTCGACATCTCCCTACCACTGACCAAATATGCCTTACCGGTCTATTATATTGTGGCCCCGGCAGAAGCCTCGTCCAATCTTGCCCGCTATGATGGCGTCAAATATGGCCTGCGGGTAGAAGATGCAGACATTACCACACAATATGAACTGACCCGTGCTGCGGGGTTCGGTGATGAGGTGAAGCGCCGGGTACTGATCGGCACCTATGTGCTGTCAGCCGGATATTATGACGCCTATTACCTGCGCGCTCAGAAAGTCCGTAAAAAGATTTTTGATGAATTCATGAGTGCATTTTCTGGTGTAGACCTGTTACTCACGCCGTCCACGCCATCTGCCGCCTTCGGCCTTGGCGAAAAGTCAGATGATCCGGTTCAGATGTACCTGAACGACATCTTCACCGTTACAGCGAATCTCGCTGGTTTGCCGGGCATCTCGGTCCCCGCCGGTCTCGACGGGCAGGGCCTGCCGCTTGGCCTGCAGCTCATCGGCAAACCTTTTGACGAGGAGACAATGCTGCGCGGTGCCTACAGTATAGAACAGGCCGCAAACTTCACCGCCCAGCCAGAGCAATGGTGGGGATAA
- the gatC gene encoding Asp-tRNA(Asn)/Glu-tRNA(Gln) amidotransferase subunit GatC — protein sequence MSIDKETVRKVAKLARIAVPEERLEPLASELSGILGWIEQLNEVDIEGVEAMASTVDVTLPMRDDVPASGYTGGNQPDNVVANAPKTEDHFFIVPKVFE from the coding sequence ATGTCCATCGACAAGGAAACCGTCCGCAAGGTCGCGAAACTCGCGCGCATCGCAGTGCCGGAAGAACGTCTGGAGCCATTGGCTTCGGAACTCTCCGGCATTCTCGGCTGGATCGAACAACTGAACGAAGTTGACATAGAAGGCGTTGAGGCCATGGCGTCAACCGTGGATGTAACCCTGCCAATGCGGGATGATGTTCCCGCCAGCGGCTATACCGGCGGCAATCAGCCGGACAATGTGGTCGCCAACGCGCCAAAAACAGAAGACCATTTCTTCATTGTACCGAAGGTTTTTGAATAG
- a CDS encoding basic secretory protein-like protein, giving the protein MASRKSSLIKTLSANWANSSRIAIFAAVLLVALLGIIMILQPPKQYAAQDFDVRITPVRNGESIEVVYRAYTPVSQMALPFPADQFTHLRVSEDDEGIALGRSGDGVSVMGTEPFGLVSLILSPEVETPAKDYPVAQFGTQAVVLNLSFFEPTEINNQPVRTLSAEGTQFQWLGGPATYESARLAIYADAGLPTAVVTLLAPAAETLAGHFLEGFGADLPSRPSLMFLYVPGNEGQLSVAGDTVSGQTLVKYTGGGFQQPTQEMQHLVLQNLAHEMVHLWQVEAEKSASAPDWLHEGIADALAAEALYVSGVWSDAQYLKALTEAKAACAGILNTGTVRGAAARGHHQASYACGHMVIAALSPQREGGTSMEMWRAFLDYADAGGKDLSEDTFFAFAEDWSGERSFALSLRSFVTANYRSADGESIVDQLFAGSL; this is encoded by the coding sequence ATGGCGTCCAGAAAATCATCACTCATAAAGACCCTATCGGCGAATTGGGCCAATTCTTCAAGGATTGCAATTTTTGCAGCCGTGTTGCTGGTCGCGCTGCTGGGCATCATCATGATCCTGCAACCGCCAAAGCAATATGCAGCGCAGGATTTCGATGTGCGCATCACACCGGTGCGCAATGGCGAGAGCATAGAGGTTGTTTATCGTGCGTATACCCCTGTCTCCCAGATGGCCTTGCCGTTCCCGGCCGATCAATTCACGCATCTGCGCGTCTCCGAGGATGATGAAGGCATCGCTCTTGGCCGGTCGGGTGACGGCGTTTCTGTGATGGGGACGGAGCCATTTGGCCTGGTGAGCCTGATCCTGTCGCCTGAAGTTGAAACACCCGCCAAGGACTACCCGGTTGCCCAGTTCGGCACGCAGGCCGTTGTGCTCAATCTCAGTTTTTTTGAGCCAACTGAAATCAACAATCAGCCTGTCAGGACCCTGAGCGCTGAGGGCACACAGTTTCAGTGGCTGGGTGGCCCGGCCACCTATGAAAGCGCGCGTCTGGCGATTTATGCCGATGCAGGTCTGCCCACTGCCGTCGTCACCTTGCTTGCGCCGGCAGCCGAGACGCTGGCCGGACATTTTCTCGAAGGCTTTGGGGCAGATCTGCCATCCCGGCCGTCACTCATGTTTCTTTATGTCCCGGGTAATGAAGGTCAGCTATCGGTCGCGGGCGATACAGTGTCGGGTCAGACGCTGGTGAAATACACTGGCGGTGGCTTCCAGCAGCCAACACAGGAAATGCAGCACCTGGTTCTGCAAAACCTTGCGCACGAGATGGTGCATCTCTGGCAGGTAGAGGCGGAAAAAAGCGCCAGTGCGCCAGACTGGCTGCATGAGGGGATTGCCGATGCACTGGCGGCGGAAGCCCTGTATGTTTCTGGCGTCTGGAGCGATGCGCAGTATCTCAAGGCTTTGACAGAAGCAAAAGCAGCCTGCGCGGGCATCCTGAATACCGGGACGGTGCGCGGCGCTGCGGCGCGTGGTCACCATCAGGCAAGTTACGCCTGTGGCCATATGGTCATTGCAGCCCTCTCACCACAGCGGGAAGGTGGCACCAGCATGGAGATGTGGCGTGCTTTTCTCGATTATGCTGACGCCGGTGGCAAGGATTTGAGTGAAGATACGTTTTTTGCCTTCGCCGAGGATTGGTCTGGCGAGCGCAGTTTTGCATTGTCCTTGCGCAGCTTCGTGACCGCAAACTATCGCAGTGCTGATGGCGAGAGCATCGTGGACCAGCTCTTTGCCGGATCGCTCTAG
- the ruvX gene encoding Holliday junction resolvase RuvX — MSDDFLDAMTHFPVTGPLMGLDLGTKTIGIAVSNPERSLATPVTTIRRKKFTLDAEALLALATERRICGLVLGLPLNMDGSEGPRAQATRAFARNLSSKTNLPIAFWDERLSTAAAERELIALDTKRARRAEIIDEMAASYILQGALDRLREG; from the coding sequence ATGAGTGATGATTTTCTGGACGCCATGACACACTTCCCGGTGACAGGCCCGTTAATGGGCCTTGATCTTGGAACAAAGACAATCGGGATCGCTGTGTCAAACCCCGAGCGAAGCCTGGCGACCCCGGTCACCACCATCCGCCGGAAGAAGTTCACACTTGATGCAGAAGCATTACTGGCACTGGCAACCGAACGACGTATCTGTGGTCTGGTGCTGGGCCTGCCCCTGAATATGGATGGCAGCGAGGGACCGCGTGCGCAGGCCACCAGAGCCTTTGCCCGCAACCTCTCCAGCAAGACCAACCTGCCCATCGCTTTCTGGGATGAGCGCCTGTCCACCGCCGCCGCTGAGCGCGAATTGATCGCGCTCGACACAAAACGTGCCCGCCGGGCAGAGATTATCGACGAGATGGCCGCCAGTTACATTCTGCAGGGGGCACTCGACCGGTTGCGGGAGGGTTAA
- a CDS encoding SRPBCC family protein has translation MGKTTATRQINAPVEKVFEAISDVSTFENSNPNIVKIEMLSEQTSGVGTRFRETRTMNGRQATTELEFTEYARNEHVRIVSDAGGTIWDTLMKLTPEGEVTRLDMQMDARPYKLMSRIVTPLISGMVNKAVQEDMDGLKARLEA, from the coding sequence ATGGGAAAAACCACAGCGACGCGGCAGATCAATGCGCCTGTCGAGAAAGTCTTCGAGGCTATCTCCGATGTCAGCACATTTGAGAACAGCAACCCAAATATTGTGAAGATCGAAATGCTCAGTGAGCAGACATCAGGTGTCGGAACAAGGTTTCGGGAGACCCGCACCATGAACGGCCGACAGGCAACAACTGAACTGGAATTTACCGAATATGCCAGGAACGAGCATGTGCGAATTGTCTCGGACGCTGGCGGCACAATCTGGGATACGCTGATGAAGTTGACACCAGAGGGGGAGGTCACGCGGCTGGATATGCAGATGGATGCACGGCCCTACAAGCTGATGTCCAGGATCGTTACGCCGCTGATCAGTGGCATGGTCAACAAGGCTGTACAAGAGGATATGGACGGGTTGAAGGCGCGGCTTGAAGCTTAA
- a CDS encoding MmcQ/YjbR family DNA-binding protein, which yields MAKKTDPTEPIRQRASEYPQVDEGTSCTQSSFKTGKKAFLFIGEQGGRYKAMFKLEKSKLEAVKLAETEPDNYQAGSGVWVTVRFTAEKPMPKARWQKWLDESYALSCPKK from the coding sequence ATGGCAAAGAAAACTGATCCGACAGAACCTATACGGCAGCGCGCCAGTGAATATCCGCAGGTTGATGAGGGAACATCCTGTACACAGAGTTCCTTCAAAACGGGCAAAAAAGCCTTTCTCTTTATCGGGGAGCAGGGCGGGCGCTACAAAGCCATGTTCAAACTTGAAAAATCAAAGCTGGAAGCAGTCAAACTGGCAGAAACCGAACCGGATAATTATCAGGCCGGGTCAGGCGTATGGGTGACTGTCCGGTTCACAGCGGAAAAACCAATGCCGAAAGCGCGCTGGCAAAAATGGCTTGATGAAAGTTATGCGTTGAGTTGCCCTAAGAAATAA
- a CDS encoding SRPBCC domain-containing protein, producing MSTDVTFDGQSLIVTRVYAAKIEDVFEAWVETSKIKQWWGCAECIDVQSEVEPKLGGKYNHHMKIETPHGEHEQSGFATLIEYDPPRRLAYTSTDEADEMVITVDFTAVDGGTRVRLVQTNIPDMKVDGDIELRAVIRAGWTAAFGKLAVLFDVSS from the coding sequence ATGAGCACTGATGTAACATTCGATGGTCAGAGCCTGATTGTGACGAGAGTTTACGCAGCAAAAATTGAAGACGTGTTCGAGGCCTGGGTAGAGACCAGCAAAATAAAGCAATGGTGGGGATGCGCTGAATGTATTGATGTCCAGTCTGAGGTGGAGCCTAAGCTTGGCGGAAAATATAACCATCATATGAAAATAGAGACCCCACATGGGGAGCATGAGCAGTCCGGCTTCGCCACGCTGATCGAATATGATCCACCTCGCAGACTCGCCTACACCTCGACAGATGAAGCAGACGAGATGGTAATTACCGTTGACTTTACTGCTGTCGATGGCGGCACCAGAGTGCGACTGGTACAAACCAATATTCCAGATATGAAGGTTGATGGAGATATTGAACTGCGGGCCGTGATCCGCGCTGGCTGGACAGCCGCATTCGGTAAGCTGGCGGTGCTTTTTGATGTATCCAGTTGA
- a CDS encoding helix-turn-helix transcriptional regulator has translation MQKIELDLVFSALADPTRRGMLAQLAQGETNVGALAESYAMSQPAISKHVRVLEKAGLIKRKKHGRQHLIRVNPQPIEEAQSWIGQYARFWKSQFDAVDAYLEAKKMSDSERENP, from the coding sequence ATGCAAAAGATTGAACTCGATCTTGTTTTTTCGGCGCTAGCGGATCCAACGCGGCGCGGGATGCTGGCCCAGCTAGCGCAAGGGGAGACCAATGTCGGCGCTCTCGCCGAGAGCTACGCGATGTCGCAACCGGCAATTTCCAAACATGTGCGCGTGCTGGAAAAGGCCGGCCTCATAAAACGCAAAAAACATGGGCGTCAGCACCTGATCCGCGTCAACCCTCAACCCATAGAAGAAGCGCAAAGCTGGATTGGCCAATATGCACGTTTCTGGAAAAGCCAGTTCGATGCAGTTGACGCCTATCTGGAGGCGAAAAAAATGTCCGATAGCGAAAGGGAGAACCCATGA
- a CDS encoding aspartate carbamoyltransferase catalytic subunit, whose amino-acid sequence MSNMIHRPACPSGGLSRIHLTGISDLSDTDLFFLLDLAQYYGRLTRENQMIPQRLACRTQVNLFLENSTRTNVSFELAGKKLGADVLVLPVAASSVHKGEALRDTCQTLAAMMADAMIVRNVENGTSAFVAEALAEVGLPCAVINAGEGTSSHPTQALLDAVTILDSLGRKAADGLADITVAICGDVRHSRVAGSNMELLQRLGARVRCVGPEEFMPTSSDGLHIEQFTDLREGLQDCQFVMGLRIQLERMKEGPAMSVPDFHNTYGLTHETLKYAASGAKVMHPGPMNRGVEIDGALADDRTQSLVLDQVANGVTTRMAVLDALLTEQD is encoded by the coding sequence ATGAGCAACATGATACATAGACCGGCCTGCCCTTCCGGCGGCCTCTCCCGCATTCACCTGACCGGCATTTCCGACCTGAGCGACACAGATCTCTTTTTTCTTCTCGATCTGGCGCAGTATTACGGTCGCCTGACACGGGAAAACCAGATGATCCCGCAACGCCTGGCCTGCCGGACGCAGGTCAACCTTTTCCTGGAGAACTCAACCCGCACAAATGTTTCCTTCGAACTGGCAGGCAAGAAACTCGGGGCGGATGTACTGGTGCTGCCTGTCGCTGCTTCTTCCGTCCATAAGGGGGAAGCCTTGCGAGACACCTGCCAGACACTCGCGGCGATGATGGCGGATGCGATGATTGTGCGTAATGTGGAAAATGGCACCTCAGCTTTTGTGGCTGAAGCACTTGCCGAGGTGGGCCTGCCATGCGCTGTCATCAATGCTGGCGAAGGCACCAGCTCACACCCGACACAGGCACTGCTGGATGCTGTGACCATCCTGGACTCTCTGGGACGCAAGGCTGCCGACGGGCTGGCAGACATTACTGTCGCCATTTGCGGCGATGTGCGCCATTCCCGTGTTGCCGGATCAAATATGGAATTGTTACAGCGGCTTGGTGCGAGAGTACGGTGTGTCGGCCCCGAAGAATTCATGCCCACTTCCTCTGATGGTTTGCATATTGAACAGTTCACAGATCTCCGGGAAGGTCTACAGGACTGTCAGTTTGTCATGGGATTACGCATCCAGCTTGAACGGATGAAAGAAGGGCCGGCCATGTCAGTCCCCGATTTTCATAATACTTACGGGTTGACCCATGAAACGCTGAAATATGCAGCCAGCGGAGCGAAGGTGATGCATCCCGGGCCAATGAACAGGGGCGTGGAGATTGACGGGGCGCTCGCCGATGACCGGACACAGTCTCTGGTACTGGACCAGGTGGCCAATGGTGTTACCACCCGCATGGCAGTGCTCGATGCCCTGCTGACAGAACAGGACTGA
- the plsY gene encoding glycerol-3-phosphate 1-O-acyltransferase PlsY produces MIFLAPLFGYLLGSIPFGLVITRLAGLGDIREIGSGNIGATNVLRTGRKDLALATLLLDSGKGGIAVLLMGLISGWQPLPMALAGAAAFLGHCFPVWLKFKGGKGVATFLGTLLALNSWSGLAACAIWLVTAFLTRISSLSALVAAGLTPLIMYFVIEVPVAALAAAFMAVLICYRHRDNIARIRAGTEPKIGTKKNTNTEN; encoded by the coding sequence ATGATCTTCCTGGCCCCCCTATTCGGCTATCTGCTCGGCTCCATTCCTTTTGGCCTGGTGATCACGCGCCTTGCCGGACTGGGCGATATTCGCGAGATCGGCTCCGGCAATATTGGCGCCACCAATGTACTGCGCACCGGCAGGAAAGACCTGGCGCTGGCCACACTCCTGCTGGACAGCGGCAAGGGCGGCATCGCAGTTCTGTTGATGGGACTTATTTCCGGCTGGCAGCCCCTGCCCATGGCGCTTGCCGGTGCGGCTGCTTTCCTCGGGCACTGCTTTCCGGTCTGGCTGAAATTCAAAGGCGGAAAAGGTGTGGCCACGTTCCTTGGCACCCTGCTTGCACTCAACTCCTGGAGTGGCCTTGCAGCCTGTGCCATCTGGCTGGTAACAGCATTCCTGACACGGATTTCATCTCTTTCAGCACTCGTTGCTGCTGGCCTGACACCTCTGATCATGTATTTCGTCATTGAGGTGCCAGTGGCCGCGCTTGCTGCTGCGTTCATGGCTGTGCTGATTTGCTACCGTCATCGCGATAACATTGCGCGCATTCGCGCCGGTACTGAACCAAAGATTGGTACAAAGAAAAATACCAACACAGAAAACTGA
- the rimK gene encoding 30S ribosomal protein S6--L-glutamate ligase, which produces MTDNLTLGWEEWLGLPSLSLPAIKAKIDTGARTSALHAVAIEPFGPAEKPQVRFLMRPDPNDPGLEVTCSSPVVDRRNVTSSNGETELRYVIRTEFEIDGKKWPIDISLTNRETMSYRMLLGRSAITEDMIVDPNQSFIQPVLSYEAYKDVPRRKPVKRPLRIALLTQEPKNYSSSRLIEAAEKRGHIIEPINTSRCYMRMGTLDSEVHYDGRVLPRYDAVIPRIGARITSYGMAVLRQFSNTGAYCLNSADAIGASRDKLLAHQMLARVKVGMPITAFASSPQDSKELVKLVGTKGVVVKLLESTQGRGVVLAETQKAAESLVDAFRQLNASFLVQEFVKEAAGADTRCFVIGNKVVGAMKRQAAEGEFRSNLHRGGSATKVTLSKAERDTARKAAKTLGLSVAGVDILQTEDGPKVLEVNSSPGLEGIEGATGKDISSLIIEHLESKVRPLSRHRERTTRKTSTRKSTTQNASS; this is translated from the coding sequence ATGACAGACAATCTTACACTGGGCTGGGAGGAATGGCTCGGCCTCCCTTCTCTCAGCTTGCCCGCGATCAAAGCCAAGATTGACACCGGCGCCCGTACGTCCGCACTACATGCCGTTGCGATTGAGCCTTTTGGTCCGGCAGAAAAACCACAGGTTCGCTTTCTCATGCGTCCGGACCCCAATGATCCGGGGCTGGAGGTCACCTGCTCGTCTCCTGTCGTGGACAGGCGCAATGTCACAAGCTCCAACGGAGAAACTGAGCTGCGCTATGTCATCCGCACGGAATTTGAAATCGATGGCAAGAAATGGCCGATTGATATTTCGCTGACCAACCGCGAAACCATGTCCTACCGGATGCTGCTCGGACGATCCGCCATCACCGAAGACATGATCGTGGATCCGAACCAGTCCTTTATACAGCCTGTCCTTTCCTATGAGGCGTATAAGGATGTTCCCCGGCGCAAGCCTGTTAAAAGGCCATTGCGAATTGCTCTTCTGACACAGGAGCCAAAAAACTATTCTTCTTCCCGGCTGATTGAAGCGGCTGAAAAGCGCGGTCATATCATAGAGCCAATCAATACCAGTCGCTGTTACATGCGGATGGGCACGCTTGATTCGGAAGTGCATTATGATGGCCGTGTCCTGCCGCGCTATGATGCGGTGATCCCCCGTATCGGTGCGCGCATCACGAGTTACGGTATGGCCGTGCTGCGACAATTTTCAAACACCGGTGCCTACTGCCTGAACTCAGCCGACGCCATCGGTGCATCGCGCGACAAACTTCTGGCGCATCAAATGCTCGCCCGCGTAAAGGTCGGTATGCCGATAACAGCCTTTGCCTCATCACCTCAGGACTCCAAGGAGCTGGTCAAACTTGTCGGCACCAAAGGTGTGGTCGTAAAGTTGCTGGAATCCACACAAGGGCGCGGCGTCGTATTGGCAGAGACACAGAAAGCCGCCGAAAGTCTTGTAGATGCGTTTCGGCAACTCAATGCCAGCTTTCTGGTGCAGGAATTCGTCAAGGAAGCGGCAGGCGCTGACACGCGCTGCTTTGTGATCGGCAACAAGGTCGTCGGGGCCATGAAGCGACAGGCGGCTGAAGGCGAGTTCCGCTCTAACCTGCATCGCGGCGGCAGCGCCACAAAGGTGACCCTGAGCAAAGCGGAGCGCGACACAGCCCGCAAAGCGGCCAAAACCCTTGGCCTGTCAGTGGCTGGTGTTGACATTCTGCAAACGGAAGATGGTCCAAAAGTTCTTGAGGTCAATTCCTCACCCGGGCTTGAAGGCATTGAAGGCGCAACGGGCAAGGATATCTCCTCCCTTATCATCGAACATCTTGAAAGCAAGGTACGCCCTTTGTCGCGCCACAGGGAGCGGACCACGCGCAAGACATCAACCAGAAAAAGCACGACCCAAAATGCCAGTAGCTGA
- a CDS encoding succinylglutamate desuccinylase/aspartoacylase family protein, with product MPVADPFEIGGQQIEAGTRKTIDLPVSVLSDHTPVGLSVHVVHGKEPGPVLFVSAAIHGDEVMGVEIVRRLLRLPDLENLHGTLLAVPVVNTFGFINHSRYLPDRRDLNRSFPGSEKGSLAARLARLFLNEIVKRSDIGIDLHSAAVHRTNLPQIRVSPSKPETVKLAEIFGAPIVLTSKIREGSLRDAAQKVGVDILLYEAGQGLRFDEYAARTGTAGILRVMHHLGMLTAEGIAAPEVKPLRSTSSDWKRAPAGGLLRLFKTVGDHVQTGDILGAVSDPFGEIEEDILADEAGLVIGRAELPVVNEGDAIFHIARIKKDGDDVESNLDSLATQLDSDPLFDEDEII from the coding sequence ATGCCAGTAGCTGACCCTTTTGAGATTGGCGGCCAGCAGATTGAGGCTGGCACGCGCAAAACCATTGATCTGCCTGTCAGTGTGTTGTCGGACCATACACCGGTGGGCCTGTCAGTACATGTAGTACACGGAAAAGAGCCTGGCCCTGTGTTGTTTGTCAGCGCGGCTATTCATGGCGATGAAGTCATGGGCGTTGAAATCGTTCGGCGGCTATTACGGCTACCTGATCTCGAAAACCTGCACGGTACTTTGCTGGCTGTGCCGGTGGTCAACACTTTCGGCTTCATCAACCATTCCCGCTATCTGCCGGATCGGCGCGATCTGAACCGCTCATTTCCCGGCTCCGAAAAAGGCTCGCTGGCGGCACGACTCGCCCGCCTTTTCCTGAATGAAATAGTCAAGCGCTCGGATATTGGCATCGACCTGCACTCAGCAGCCGTGCACAGAACAAACCTGCCCCAGATCCGGGTTTCTCCTTCAAAGCCCGAAACGGTAAAACTGGCAGAAATTTTCGGCGCCCCCATAGTGCTGACCTCAAAAATCCGGGAAGGCTCCCTGCGCGACGCTGCCCAAAAAGTTGGCGTGGACATCCTGTTATATGAAGCAGGCCAGGGTTTGCGCTTTGACGAATATGCTGCCCGCACAGGTACAGCAGGCATACTGCGCGTGATGCATCATCTGGGTATGCTGACTGCAGAAGGTATCGCCGCTCCGGAGGTGAAACCCCTGCGCTCAACCAGCAGCGACTGGAAGCGCGCGCCGGCGGGCGGTCTCTTGCGCCTGTTCAAAACGGTGGGCGATCACGTGCAGACGGGTGATATTCTGGGCGCGGTCTCCGATCCATTCGGTGAGATTGAGGAAGACATTCTTGCAGATGAAGCTGGCCTGGTGATAGGGCGGGCAGAACTGCCGGTCGTCAATGAAGGGGATGCGATCTTTCACATCGCGCGTATCAAGAAAGACGGTGATGATGTGGAATCCAACCTCGACAGTCTGGCAACGCAACTGGATTCAGACCCGCTATTTGATGAAGATGAGATCATTTAG
- the dprA gene encoding DNA-processing protein DprA has translation MGIRNHCFDLTDAERHDWLRLIRTEHIGPATFRQLLQKFGSAREALDQLPGLGSSKRKFSPPSEAAIAGELEAAESIGAHYLASCEPAYPQALRHIHDAPPVLCVCGDTGLLRRPAIGIVGARNASSAGRQIATTLATGLGERDVVVISGLARGIDGAAHTAALETGTIAVVAGGIDVIYPPEHAELTREIARRGLIVSEMAPGYRPTGRDFPRRNRIISGLSRGVIVVEAAQKSGTLITARFALEHGREVFAVPGSPLDPRSHGTNRLIRDGATLIETADDVLECLETPLRQPAFMEPPAFEEMEMLPEDTLMDGQKEILSLLSFTPTHRDDLIRSSDLPAPILNQTLLELVLAGDAEEHTGGRYTLSAG, from the coding sequence ATGGGCATCCGCAATCATTGCTTCGACCTGACAGACGCCGAACGCCATGACTGGCTGCGGCTGATCCGCACCGAGCATATCGGCCCGGCGACCTTCCGTCAGCTTCTGCAAAAGTTCGGCAGCGCGCGCGAGGCACTCGACCAACTGCCGGGTCTGGGCAGTTCCAAACGGAAATTCAGCCCCCCGTCAGAAGCCGCTATCGCTGGTGAGCTGGAAGCGGCCGAGAGCATTGGTGCCCATTATCTGGCTTCCTGTGAACCAGCATATCCTCAAGCATTGCGTCATATACATGATGCCCCGCCCGTCCTTTGCGTGTGCGGCGATACCGGTCTTCTCCGACGCCCGGCCATCGGGATCGTCGGGGCGCGTAATGCTTCCTCAGCCGGGAGGCAGATAGCAACGACACTGGCCACTGGTCTTGGTGAACGGGATGTGGTTGTCATTTCGGGGCTCGCCCGCGGCATTGACGGCGCAGCACATACCGCAGCACTGGAAACAGGCACGATTGCTGTTGTAGCCGGCGGCATTGATGTGATTTATCCACCTGAACATGCGGAACTGACTCGGGAGATCGCAAGACGCGGGCTCATTGTCTCTGAAATGGCGCCCGGCTATCGGCCCACTGGTCGTGACTTCCCCCGTCGCAACAGGATTATCTCCGGGCTATCACGCGGGGTGATTGTGGTCGAAGCAGCCCAGAAGTCAGGCACCCTGATTACCGCGCGCTTTGCCCTTGAGCACGGGCGGGAAGTCTTCGCCGTACCCGGCTCCCCGTTAGACCCCCGCAGTCATGGCACCAACCGGCTTATCCGCGATGGCGCAACCCTGATTGAAACGGCTGATGATGTTCTGGAATGTCTGGAAACCCCCTTGCGTCAACCCGCTTTCATGGAGCCCCCTGCCTTTGAGGAGATGGAAATGCTGCCAGAAGATACGCTGATGGACGGGCAGAAGGAGATATTGTCTCTGCTCAGCTTCACGCCAACCCATCGGGATGACCTGATCCGCTCTAGCGACCTGCCAGCCCCTATCCTCAACCAGACGCTGCTTGAACTGGTGCTTGCCGGCGATGCTGAGGAACATACGGGCGGGCGCTATACATTATCAGCAGGCTGA